From the Carassius carassius chromosome 34, fCarCar2.1, whole genome shotgun sequence genome, the window CACTAACTGCTTACAACAACAGTTTTGAGAGAACATGACATtcagaaaatgtcagaattatGGGGTGAAACGTCTCTTTAAGAGTTAGAATTTTAAAGCCTTATATCAGCTATCTGACAAAATTCACCTGAATTTCTCTGCATTGGCTGTGGAGGGAGAAGAAGAGGGCCAGAGTGCTGGTTTGATGGAGGATATCTCTAGTAGGACAGATGTGTTTATGCCACACTGAGATTCTTTAAGTCTTGTAGtcaataacataataattatttcacaatttattatttaataattataagaaTATCATCTCCAAATAAGCATGACAACCATTGATGGTTACAGTATTCATACTTCTAATGCATCAGAAATATTTATCATGAGTTCATCTGAACTTCTTTTAACCTCACACAGCTATGCATTCAATTCCAAGATGTTGAAAAAGACAGCAAGACATCTTCTTAATGTctacaagtgtgtgtgtatatatgtatattgtattatattcggTTCCCTTGTGTCATGTGCAACAGCTTTGTAAAATCAGCAGCGAGATGAATTTAAGAAAACCAATGTTTTTAGTTCAGATAAAGaggtttatttgatttatttgatatgCATTTTAGGTTCCTTTCTGTAGCCAtctgaaagaaaaacaaaccTCTAAAACTTAAGAAGCTAATGATGAAATGGCACATTtcatgtaaaatgaaaataaataatcaacCCTCCTTTATATAAGAACTTTAGCTATAACTAGGACCTCAATCCTCCAGTCTACTGTTTACATACTGTCACTGAAGTAGCATCCATTGTAGTACATCACAGCAACATATAGAATTAAATACATGGATTCTCTATACAGGCTGCTCTTGGCTTTCGTGTTTCTTTTTCATTACAAGGCAAAACACTGTAGGCACAAAAAGataaactgctttaaatatttacaaaggCAAGAGTTGTCTCATTTTCAGAGAGGATCTAACTGTACATTCACCCGCTTACTGAACAATTTAAGTCTGTGAAACAATTTTGTTACTTAGTATCCACTGCAGTCATCTGAAGCTGAGACGGGCTTCAGATGAATCTCTGTTTGTGTCTTGTTTCTACTCCTCAGTAAAAGTGATGACGTCATACTGGATGCCCTGCTGCTGCAGCTGCTCCAGTTGTTCAGGTGTGGCCTCGGTGTAAACCGTCTGAGTCTGAGCCATGGCTGCATCTGCAACagctacacacacaaaccagACAAATCACCAACAAATCACCAGAAGGTTGTAGCATTAGAAACTTTCTGTTATTGGCGCTGTGAGTGAATAAACTTAAGTGTGAAGGTGTAAGGGCATACCAGTGACAGCGGAATGGGCAGCTGCCTCCAGGTCCTCAGGGGCGACAATCTGCTGCTCGGCAGTGATGGGGACATACTGGATCTGTCCATCCTGAGACAGGGCAATCTGACATACGACACAGAAGAGATTTACACTTGAACCAGCTTAAGATACTGATCATGCAGCTCATTCTTTTTCACTGTTAAATTACTCAAAAAGTGACAGTTCAGACTATTACACTGTTAAACAAAGATTACCATTTCAATATATTCCGTTCTTTTTCGACTTTCTATTCATcgaaaaatactgaaaaatgtgCATGttctcaacaaaaatattaagcactcaatactgataataatcagcatattagaatgatttctggaagaTCATGTGCAACTGAAGACTAGAGCAATTACTGCTAAAATTCTGCtttaccattacaggaataaattacatttaaaaagatattgaaatagaacagaatagaacagttattttacattttaataatattttataatactacaattttacagtatttttaactaaacttttttttattttctttacccatttttaacttttgaatggtattatgTTTCTCATTCATGTCCTTTCATTAAAATAGCATTTAGAGGTTTCATATGCTGTCATTAACAACAAAGCTATTTATCATTATGTGCAAATAAATTTTTTCTAGCATTAAGACATGAACAGCTCAAAGTAGAAATTCTAAGCTATCGTGCTATAATTATACTGTACTTCAAACACAACTTAATTGCAGCATAATATAAGCTGTAAtgcatataccgtatttttcgaactataagtcgcacctaagtataagtcgcatcagtccaaaaatacgtcatgatgaggaaaaaaaacatatataagtcgcacatttagaaccaaaaaccaagagaaccattaccgtctacagccacgagagggcgctctttcGCGTCTGTAGACggttatgttttctcttggttcatttctcttggctcttttctcttggttcatgtcaaatattttgataagtcgcacctgactataagtcgtaggaccagccaaactatgaaaaaaagtgtgacttatagtcctgaaaatacggtatatactgtataaaacataaaacatgtttGTATTCTGCTCTGGCTTCAACCTGTTGCTCCTGCAGAAACGTTCCATCATGCTCGTACTGAATGTGAGCAATCCGCCCATCCTCCATCTGCAATTcacaatcagaatttttttttttgtcagaattaTACTATAACTATAACATCCTACATACCAGAAAAACGGAAAGAGCTTATACTAACCTGAATGTGGTTTCCTTCAGATACCACCACATACTCCCGTGGGAGCAGGTGCTGAACTCCATCCTGAGAGATGATATACTGGACCTGAGAAAGTACAGGGCAGAAGAGGGGATTCAACAGGAGTACAAATTAAGGTCTTGAATTTGTTTGctgattatacacacacacacacacacacactcacacacactacatacagctcaaaagtttttttttgttttattttttatacaaatatatgaaagtgtaatttttttttgctgtgatggcaaagctggattgtcagcagtcattactccattcctcagtgtcacatgttccttcagaaatcattctaatattctgatttggtgatcaagaaacatttattattattacacatttttaaaacagttaCGCAGCCTATAATTTTTGTGGATTGTTTTTCAGGGTTcataaagttcagaagaacagcatttattttaaatataaatattttttaacattataaaatatctttactgtcacttttgatcaatataatgtcTTTACATAATAAAagctttgtgacgagtggggtggggccgagagccacGGGaacgacacctgctccactcaccggtctcgagtcctacggaggagatggaaggatacaaaagaggagcgatgacagcgAAGGACGAAAGAGGActaggcctggactttattttgtgtttggtttttgtttgtgcgcggcagtcgtctgtgaggggctgtcgcgctgttttgtgtttatttggtgattaaagttttatttggatatccgccggttcccgcctccttcttccagtGATTGTGAAGTTTGTATTTTGTTACACTGGTGAgttgagcaggtgtcgctcatttcccaatcactccaccggcctcgctccgttcccacggctatcggccccgccccactcatcacaagcttttttttataaaaaccttttacttaaaaaaaaaaaaaaaaaaactccaaaagtTTAACTGTAgtgcatatataattttttgctgGTTTTCTGAATAAAGCCTCAGTTGTAAAATGAGTCGTACCTCAGTGACCTGATTGTCTCCAGTCATTAAGTGTTGTACCGTCTGTCCATCTACTGTTGTGATCTGTTGAATATATGTTGCTTCCTCCTGAGAAATGTAGAATTTTGTCAAAAACAAGATACAAAACCTTCTGCATTACACATACATTCAAATTTAATAAGCTGCTCTATAATTGGCCAAAAAGAGTCAATCATTGGCCAAAAAGAGTCAATCACATAGAGGATGCGAATGAGAAGCCAATGTGCAATACCTGGTCAGAAAGAGTCTGATCCTGAGCCACAATGATGTGTTCCTGACCCAAAGCCTGCTGCAGTCTCTCCGGACTGATGACTGCCTGACCGGCCTGCAGATCTGAACAAcacaggaaaaataaatattaaaaaagcataagtaaaaataacaaatgacaaTGTCAAACAATCCGAACAGGACTGTGTGAATctattatttctaaataaacaaaatacagtCTAACTATCAGAGACAGTACTTACTCTGCAGTGTGGCTAAAGCTTCTTCATCACTATTGACGATGATGGTCTGCTGAGAGGGGACAGAGCGGGTTTTCCGGGGCGAAGGTTCCTGAGTGTGAAGCCTCTCCATGTGGAACTTCAGATGGCCGTTCCGGTTAAACCTTAAAGAGAACCTCAGAGCACTGAGAGGCTGTGGAGGTCTGTGTGCATGTGACTTGCTTACATCAAGTAGTGGAAGTGTTGTTTAGCCAGTAATGTAAACAGTATAAattctctaattttttttttatgataatttcgCAATTGCTCCCTTACCTTTGGCCACAGACCTGACAGGCGTAAGGCTTTTCGTTGGTGTGTGTCATCATGTGGCGTCTCAGGTCTTTCTTGTTTTTAGAGGCAAAACTGCAGCTGTTACATTTATGAGGCCTCAAATATGCGTGCATGGCCATGTGTGACTAGAATGATAAAAATAGACATACTATGAAAATTACTTAACACAACAAAACTGGTTTTGTAGAAAAAGTTCAGAAAAATGCATAGGTACAGATTTAAAACATGACCACACACCTTGACTTCTGGCCAAGAAGGTGCTGTGAAGTCACAGTCGGGGCATTTGAATGTTTTGGGGTCTATGTGCGCCCTCTTGTGGTTCTCCATGTCCGAGCGGCCGTGGAAAGCCTCCATGCAGATGCGGCAGGAGAAGCGTTTGGTGTTGAGCTGTTGAGAAGGGGGTGATGGACACAGGGAAGGGGAACCTGGAGCTTCACTGCTCAGCTGCAGGAGGAGAATTTTGTCAGGGAATCTATCCATTGAGAGGGAGCACAATTAGTTATTCCACCTGTGAAGTAACAAAACTGAGTCTCACCTCTACCTGCTGCAGGACTCCATCTGTCAAGCTTGAGCTCAAATAAAACTTCTCTTTATTCTCTTTGAGAGATGTAGAGAAGGACAAGGGCTCGGTGCTCACTTCCATGATCTGAGGCTCTGCTGAGGGTTCCTCTAAACTGCTGCCAAACGCACATGCATCATCTTAAaggatttatataatattaaaggcATTACAGTGGGTGTTTTTGACATTCGGTAGTACCTGTGTGTCGTTTCTTCAGAAGCTTGCTCCACCACACTGAAATCTGCTCCCTCATATGTACCAATGCCAATCTGTGTCACCTCCTGCGACACACCTGTTGTCTCCTCTTGCTCCATGGTCCCTGTAGCTGTCTCAAATGCCTCCTGCACCAGAGTGTCCCCGTTCTCTGACACATGGAATGTGACGATCTTTTGAGGCAAGGACGAGCCCTCACTCCCAGAGCCAGCTCCGGTCCATGAACCCGTCTCCAGGGTCTTACCTTCTGGTTTCAACACTGCCACCTGAGAAGAGTGATCAGTTtatcacagaaaataaaaatctggatggatagataaatatatatattcatatagtcACATCATTTCAGTTCAACATTGTGAGGAGTTTAAGAGATATAGATGAAGAAAtataataatctataataataaaGAGGCTGATAGCATTATTATGGATGACTaataattactaaatatttattgcATTGTACATGATCTACAATATGCAGGCTTTTGGcaaaaataatattgtaatacaACCAGTTAATTATTGTGTGTAAAGCATCTCTGATGaatctgtttttaaataatttatactttGTAATACTCCAtcgcaaaaacatttttttattgttttctataATAAGTTTTATTGCTTATTGTTATAGTACAAATATAACAACCTTATATAAGAatatttatctcttttttttttactttgcttttCTTATAATGTAGGCCTGTTATACATTCAACTAACAGAACCGATCCAGATATGTTTAATGGAAAAgtacttaatatatatttttgttgttttactaTAAATGTAACACTAAAATAGCTTTTTTGGCCTTTTGTAGAGTTGCATCTGAAATCTGAACACTTTAATAGAAAGTATGTCATAAACATTAtgtatttataacattattttatattcgaGGAGATGATGCGAGTGTGTCAGTACAGTACCTGCAGTTCTCTGGCGTTCCTCATGTTTAGCAGCAGATCGAGAGCATTCTGGGCTGAGAGGTCTGTAGTCTGGGCTGTGAGAGAGGgtaaagattaactgtaacacTGTAAGCTTAATATTAATAAGGAGAATGATATTCATAACCACACCAACCATATATGTTAAGTGAGTCCAATCACTGACCCACTGATCACTTTTTCTACTGACCTTCCTCGTAAATGATGGTAGTGTTCCCCAGTGCATCTTGAGATACAGATGTGTTCCCTAAGGACTCCATGGTTTGGAAAGTAATGGGGTCCACTGTTACCTTTAGGTGTAAAAacgaatattttatatatatatatatatatatatatatatatatatggggatgTTGGGATTTTCTTCAATTCAGATACAAGGGCTTTAAAAGGCATATCAATGTACTTACAATGGTCTCTTGAAATCCATTGGTTTCGTTCTGTAATCTCAGCTCCTCAATCTGCTGCATACTGAAAGCAGGTGTCTGGCGCCGGCGAATTGGCTCTTCTGGGTGGGATTGACTCCACTCATCGAAGGCCTCGGGATGGCGACACTGCACATGCAGCCGCAGGTtcttcctgtgtctggtcgtgaAGTGGCACATGTCGCATGAGAAGGGCTTTTCACCTGATCAGATGGACAGGTATCTTCAGAAAACCTTCCTTCTGCCAAACAATTTAACTTTCTAATGATTACATAACTCACCAGTGTGTTTAATGGCAATGTGGGACACCAGGAAATCCTCTTTACTCGTGGAGTATTTGCACTCTTCGCATTTGAACGGTTTGTCGCTGGTGTGGGACAGCTGGTGATTAAGCAGGTGCTTTTTGTCATTGCAGGTGTACTCACAGAACTCACACTTAAACCTGATGCAGGAGAAATGAAAAATAGCTAGCTTTACTTTACTTTATGTTTAACAGTGGAGTTCAGATTTTAAGAGGAACAGACATCTCACTTACATGCTGTTGCCAcaattctgtatgtgtgtgagaagaTGCATTTTAAAAGTGTAGCGCTTCTTAAAGGATTTCCCACACTGCAAAGCAAACACATTTATACTAGTGTGAACATAGCAGATATACAGGGCTACATctcacaaaaacattgtaaacCAATATAGATCATAGTGACTTTTTTAATCTGTGTTAGCGACAGTGTGCTAAGGCTTAATTACTGATTCATCAAAACTAGATTAATTAACAAAATTTAAAGAAGAACTTTACCTTGTCACACATGTGAGGTTTCTCTGTGCTGTGTGTCTTCATGTGTTGCGTCAGGCGTTTCTGCATTGGGTACACGCGACAGCAGATGGGGCACGGAAATTCAGACACTTTGGGAACCTGTGAAGGTTTGACACAAGACTGCTGTTGCATAAAAAGCTATCCTCATCAAACAACTCAAAGCTAACTTTATCTGATACATCATGTCAATAAAGACAATTTCCTTTAAACATGAATGATTGTTTGTTCACATGTGGTTCTCATCTTTGACCTCACCATATCTGTCTTCCGACTCctaaaggagaagaaaaaagacCATTAATTAACACTTTAGACATGTTATGTCAtgtgtaaatttaaaataattcaaaaaaatttatatagATGACCTCAAGGGTTTGACAAAATAAAATTCACGACAATCGATTCACGAAAAGGAGGCATGCTGAATTCTTACTTGCTTTTGTTGTGGACAGCTGAGTGCCGGATCACGTCTTTCTTATAAACACTAGAGTAATCACACACCTCACATTTGTATGGTTTTGTACCTTCATGATTGAACATGTGCTCCTACAGGACAAATACATCAATATTATAGTTATATACACTAGACATTAGCACATATTATACAAACAtttcaaatttaatataaaaaacaaacaaacaaaaacttaactaataaaacttaaacttataaaagtaaataaaatggattttatgGATTTATAGATTGTCAAATGAAGGAATCTAGTTCTTACCTTTAGTGAGGACCACCGTTTGCAGCGGTAGCTGCACTGCAAACACTTAAAGCATTCAGGGTCATTTCCCTCATGAGAATCCACATGGAATCTGAGATCCTCTTGCGACAGAAAGCGAGAACCACAGATCCAGCAGTTATGAGGCCTTAGCAGAGGCTTGAGGGATCTGTAGTACTTGCTAAAAAGTTAAATGAGGTTTTGAAAGTCTAGAATGTTTTAAAATGGATAAGGATTTCTAAGATAAGATTTTGTGTCCAACAGACAAGACATGGAAGATCAAAGAATAGCATGGGTATTACTTACTTGCGATTCATGTACTTTTTGTACTTCTTTTGAAGGAATCTCTTAGAAGGCCGGCCTCGTTTTTTGGGCAAAAACTCCAGGTCATCAGGGCCTGTGTTTGACGAAGGATCTTTGTTTTCTGAATCTGACTGGCTGACGACTGGTTCCACTGCTGACCCATTGGATAGAGAGGAAGATCCATTCTCCAGTCCAGAGGAACTTGCTTCTTCAGGGGCTTGAGGGTCCTCTGCATTGTTTGTTTGAGAAGCCGCTAGTGACTCTGTTTCATGCAAAGGTGAAAATAAGAGTTATCTCAGATCTATGAGATAAGTTGTGAAGTAGATTTATAACTTGAATGTTAATGTctttcaaatgtaatattttattcaacTTCTTAGACCTGAAAAGCTTAAGACCTGAGTCAGGAAGGAATTTGCGGGGTGGCCCCACTATCCTGCGGGGCCGTTTCCgtgaggaagaggatgaagagCAGGAAGGAGGTGGAGTGCAGTGACTGGAAGCCAATCTGGACCTGGCCTCTTCATCAGCTGGCTTATAATCACTGTCACCTGAATGCagatagtaaaaataaatacataaataaatacataaataaataaataaataaataaataaacaggaaatgAAATATAGAGTATGCAAACTGCTCTCCATTGACCTTGATCATCAAGAGCGCCTGCATCAATGATGtcatcttcttcctcttctggAGGCTCCTCCTTCTTGACCTCAGCGACCGCTCGCGCCCTACTCTCGGATTTTCGAGGACGCCCCCGCCCACGTTTCTTTTGGCCAGGAACACCTACATGAGATAACACATTCTGAACAAGAGCATCTTAACAGAACTGCATACATAAGCAAGACGTCCCTATTTTTTGCTTTAAGTTATTGTACTTGTGTTTGTTAATTGAGgccagagaagaactggccctaCAAGTGAGTCTcgtttctcccaaagttttttctccatttctgtcacttgATGGATTTTGGGGTCCTTTCCACCCttgcctctggtttgcttagttagGGTTTAACAGACTCTTAATATTCAGTAATAATATCAGTTTGACTGCACTGACATTAACATATGAGAGCAGAAGATGAACTGAACTTGAGCTGGATGATGTTTTCTGTAGAGCTTATTGTACCTGAATTAAACTTATAACTGATTAACTTTACAcaattattgaactgaactgaaccaacACTGAACTGACATGAGCTGAATTATGAAACTATTGTCTTTTTAGAGACGCTTTACATGAGATTTTGATGAAGCTTGCATT encodes:
- the LOC132114591 gene encoding zinc finger protein 335-like isoform X1; translation: MDSEEMEVESSSDVGHSGMEEPSESGMGMESSEAMSADSSDAAAPPATAPESDCHVGQSSEGIVVFIPETSSSTDVRRVNLPDSSSVAQSTSVSSVSTVTQSVLVSESVQVLVHSSAVSEGGMMVSDSTASTSSDLGSAIDKIIESTIGPDIMNGCIAVTSAEDGSAETTQYLILQGPDDGAPMVAQMSSSALSSRIAIEALADGPTSTCLDQADLSGNPQGSVEPDQPGHSGYREHDDGSSSCSRPDQPQHSQYTEWSGEEDPDQTREARYIECSGAEPDQTPRHSGVTNYNMADSEEPLGRYAAECSGTNSSPQRHSFCSSRYVVECSDDYVEYSPEGVERPQHSRYIDSSMDDREHVSASEQEGSAVDEPQHSYLPQGSLYADEGAVRHSLADTVGSQLTDQIDCNDNLPCPYISSSGTYSTHPEPEVVESGVVVESGHRTPDMAELEEMMEVVIVQQFKCKMCPYKSVSKDTLINHMRDKHFKPPGVPGQKKRGRGRPRKSESRARAVAEVKKEEPPEEEEDDIIDAGALDDQGDSDYKPADEEARSRLASSHCTPPPSCSSSSSSRKRPRRIVGPPRKFLPDSESLAASQTNNAEDPQAPEEASSSGLENGSSSLSNGSAVEPVVSQSDSENKDPSSNTGPDDLEFLPKKRGRPSKRFLQKKYKKYMNRNKYYRSLKPLLRPHNCWICGSRFLSQEDLRFHVDSHEGNDPECFKCLQCSYRCKRWSSLKEHMFNHEGTKPYKCEVCDYSSVYKKDVIRHSAVHNKSKSRKTDMSCVKPSQVPKVSEFPCPICCRVYPMQKRLTQHMKTHSTEKPHMCDKCGKSFKKRYTFKMHLLTHIQNCGNSMFKCEFCEYTCNDKKHLLNHQLSHTSDKPFKCEECKYSTSKEDFLVSHIAIKHTGEKPFSCDMCHFTTRHRKNLRLHVQCRHPEAFDEWSQSHPEEPIRRRQTPAFSMQQIEELRLQNETNGFQETIVTVDPITFQTMESLGNTSVSQDALGNTTIIYEEAQTTDLSAQNALDLLLNMRNARELQVAVLKPEGKTLETGSWTGAGSGSEGSSLPQKIVTFHVSENGDTLVQEAFETATGTMEQEETTGVSQEVTQIGIGTYEGADFSVVEQASEETTHSSLEEPSAEPQIMEVSTEPLSFSTSLKENKEKFYLSSSLTDGVLQQVELSSEAPGSPSLCPSPPSQQLNTKRFSCRICMEAFHGRSDMENHKRAHIDPKTFKCPDCDFTAPSWPEVKSHMAMHAYLRPHKCNSCSFASKNKKDLRRHMMTHTNEKPYACQVCGQRFNRNGHLKFHMERLHTQEPSPRKTRSVPSQQTIIVNSDEEALATLQNLQAGQAVISPERLQQALGQEHIIVAQDQTLSDQEEATYIQQITTVDGQTVQHLMTGDNQVTEVQYIISQDGVQHLLPREYVVVSEGNHIQMEDGRIAHIQYEHDGTFLQEQQIALSQDGQIQYVPITAEQQIVAPEDLEAAAHSAVTAVADAAMAQTQTVYTEATPEQLEQLQQQGIQYDVITFTEE
- the LOC132114591 gene encoding zinc finger protein 335-like isoform X2, which encodes MDSEEMEVESSSDVGHSGMEEPSESGMGMESSEAMSADSSDAAAPPATAPESDCHVGQSSEGIVVFIPETSSSTDVRRVNLPDSSSVAQSTSVSSVSTVTQSVLVSESVQVLVHSSAVSEGGMMVSDSTASTSSDLGSAIDKIIESTIGPDIMNGCIAVTSAEDGSAETTQYLILQGPDDGAPMVAQMSSSALSSRIAIEALADGPTSTCLDQADLSGNPQGSVEPDQPGHSGYREHDDGSSSCSRPDQPQHSQYTEWSGEEDPDQTREARYIECSGAEPDQTPRHSGVTNYNMADSEEPLGRYAAECSGTNSSPQRHSFCSSRYVVECSDDYVEYSPEGVERPQHSRYIDSSMDDREHVSASEQEGSAVDEPQHSYLPQGSLYADEGAVRHSLADTVGSQLTDQIDCNDNLPCPYISSSGTYSTHPEPEVVESGVVVESGHRTPDMAELEEMMEVVIVQQFKCKMCPYKSVSKDTLINHMRDKHFKPPGVPGQKKRGRGRPRKSESRARAVAEVKKEEPPEEEEDDIIDAGALDDQGDSDYKPADEEARSRLASSHCTPPPSCSSSSSSRKRPRRIVGPPRKFLPDSESLAASQTNNAEDPQAPEEASSSGLENGSSSLSNGSAVEPVVSQSDSENKDPSSNTGPDDLEFLPKKRGRPSKRFLQKKYKKYMNRNKYYRSLKPLLRPHNCWICGSRFLSQEDLRFHVDSHEGNDPECFKCLQCSYRCKRWSSLKEHMFNHEGTKPYKCEVCDYSSVYKKDVIRHSAVHNKSKSRKTDMSCVKPSQVPKVSEFPCPICCRVYPMQKRLTQHMKTHSTEKPHMCDKCGKSFKKRYTFKMHLLTHIQNCGNSMFKCEFCEYTCNDKKHLLNHQLSHTSDKPFKCEECKYSTSKEDFLVSHIAIKHTGEKPFSCDMCHFTTRHRKNLRLHVQCRHPEAFDEWSQSHPEEPIRRRQTPAFSMQQIEELRLQNETNGFQETIVTVDPITFQTMESLGNTSVSQDALGNTTIIYEEAQTTDLSAQNALDLLLNMRNARELQVAVLKPEGKTLETGSWTGAGSGSEGSSLPQKIVTFHVSENGDTLVQEAFETATGTMEQEETTGVSQEVTQIGIGTYEGADFSVVEQASEETTHSLEEPSAEPQIMEVSTEPLSFSTSLKENKEKFYLSSSLTDGVLQQVELSSEAPGSPSLCPSPPSQQLNTKRFSCRICMEAFHGRSDMENHKRAHIDPKTFKCPDCDFTAPSWPEVKSHMAMHAYLRPHKCNSCSFASKNKKDLRRHMMTHTNEKPYACQVCGQRFNRNGHLKFHMERLHTQEPSPRKTRSVPSQQTIIVNSDEEALATLQNLQAGQAVISPERLQQALGQEHIIVAQDQTLSDQEEATYIQQITTVDGQTVQHLMTGDNQVTEVQYIISQDGVQHLLPREYVVVSEGNHIQMEDGRIAHIQYEHDGTFLQEQQIALSQDGQIQYVPITAEQQIVAPEDLEAAAHSAVTAVADAAMAQTQTVYTEATPEQLEQLQQQGIQYDVITFTEE
- the LOC132114591 gene encoding zinc finger protein 335-like isoform X3 — translated: MDSEEMEVESSSDVGHSGMEEPSESGMGMESSEAMSADSSDAAAPPATAPESDCHVGQSSEGIVVFIPETSSSTDVRRVNLPDSSSVAQSTSVSSVSTVTQSVLVSESVQVLVHSSAVSEGGMMVSDSTASTSSDLGSAIDKIIESTIGPDIMNGCIAVTSAEDGSAETTQYLILQGPDDGAPMVAQMSSSALSSRIAIEALADGPTSTCLDQADLSGNPQGSVEPDQPGHSGYREHDDGSSSCSRPDQPQHSQYTEWSGEEDPDQTREARYIECSGAEPDQTPRHSGVTNYNMADSEEPLGRYAAECSGTNSSPQRHSFCSSRYVVECSDDYVEYSPEGVERPQHSRYIDSSMDDREHVSASEQEGSAVDEPQHSYLPQGSLYADEGAVRHSLADTVGSQLTDQIDCNDNLPCPYISSSGTYSTHPEPEVVESGVVVESGHRTPDMAELEEMMEVVIVQQFKCKMCPYKSVSKDTLINHMRDKHFKPPGVPGQKKRGRGRPRKSESRARAVAEVKKEEPPEEEEDDIIDAGALDDQGDSDYKPADEEARSRLASSHCTPPPSCSSSSSSRKRPRRIVGPPRKFLPDSESLAASQTNNAEDPQAPEEASSSGLENGSSSLSNGSAVEPVVSQSDSENKDPSSNTGPDDLEFLPKKRGRPSKRFLQKKYKKYMNRNKYYRSLKPLLRPHNCWICGSRFLSQEDLRFHVDSHEGNDPECFKCLQCSYRCKRWSSLKEHMFNHEGTKPYKCEVCDYSSVYKKDVIRHSAVHNKSKSRKTDMVPKVSEFPCPICCRVYPMQKRLTQHMKTHSTEKPHMCDKCGKSFKKRYTFKMHLLTHIQNCGNSMFKCEFCEYTCNDKKHLLNHQLSHTSDKPFKCEECKYSTSKEDFLVSHIAIKHTGEKPFSCDMCHFTTRHRKNLRLHVQCRHPEAFDEWSQSHPEEPIRRRQTPAFSMQQIEELRLQNETNGFQETIVTVDPITFQTMESLGNTSVSQDALGNTTIIYEEAQTTDLSAQNALDLLLNMRNARELQVAVLKPEGKTLETGSWTGAGSGSEGSSLPQKIVTFHVSENGDTLVQEAFETATGTMEQEETTGVSQEVTQIGIGTYEGADFSVVEQASEETTHSSLEEPSAEPQIMEVSTEPLSFSTSLKENKEKFYLSSSLTDGVLQQVELSSEAPGSPSLCPSPPSQQLNTKRFSCRICMEAFHGRSDMENHKRAHIDPKTFKCPDCDFTAPSWPEVKSHMAMHAYLRPHKCNSCSFASKNKKDLRRHMMTHTNEKPYACQVCGQRFNRNGHLKFHMERLHTQEPSPRKTRSVPSQQTIIVNSDEEALATLQNLQAGQAVISPERLQQALGQEHIIVAQDQTLSDQEEATYIQQITTVDGQTVQHLMTGDNQVTEVQYIISQDGVQHLLPREYVVVSEGNHIQMEDGRIAHIQYEHDGTFLQEQQIALSQDGQIQYVPITAEQQIVAPEDLEAAAHSAVTAVADAAMAQTQTVYTEATPEQLEQLQQQGIQYDVITFTEE